Proteins from a single region of Runella sp. SP2:
- a CDS encoding glycosyltransferase family 4 protein, producing MSKRKILVVSLGRKALEEHTKNMIAHLSGNEFDLICSKYSETDYKVPNIIFKTKTYQSSLTFIINTIFVLPLLLLKLTTLRKSYDIIYFPTVHPWNTLIILVWRALGNKTILTIHDAVLHPGEENFLLQLSLKYSMVFTSHLLFLTEYVRQTAYSRFNLKAPYKIIAQGLLPLPNIKTSRGIKGKNILFLGRISKYKGVELLIEAVNELPDNAYDSLTIAGMPIYKVILPEENPKIKLIEKYLAEEEMSDLLNGADIIVLPYLEASQSGVVLLAILAEKPIICTNVGGISEQLNSSECYFINPNKEELKKAISTLLSNSEMYISMQESLKNKQQGLLWEQKTQQLLEYVQDIRNANFV from the coding sequence ATGTCTAAAAGAAAAATACTAGTTGTTTCATTAGGAAGAAAAGCACTTGAGGAGCATACAAAAAACATGATTGCTCATTTAAGTGGTAATGAGTTTGATTTAATATGTTCAAAGTATTCTGAAACAGACTACAAAGTTCCGAACATTATTTTTAAAACTAAGACTTATCAATCGTCTTTAACTTTTATTATTAATACAATTTTTGTATTACCTTTATTACTTTTAAAGTTAACAACTTTAAGAAAATCATATGATATAATTTATTTCCCGACCGTTCATCCTTGGAACACATTAATAATTTTAGTTTGGAGAGCTTTAGGAAATAAAACCATTTTGACGATTCATGATGCAGTTTTGCACCCAGGAGAAGAAAATTTTCTCTTACAATTGAGTCTAAAATATTCGATGGTTTTTACTAGCCATTTGTTGTTTTTAACTGAATATGTTAGACAAACTGCTTACAGTAGATTCAACTTAAAAGCCCCATACAAAATCATAGCTCAGGGACTATTGCCGCTTCCTAACATAAAAACTTCAAGAGGCATCAAGGGAAAAAACATTTTATTTCTAGGTCGAATTTCAAAGTACAAAGGAGTCGAATTGTTGATTGAGGCTGTAAACGAGTTACCAGATAATGCATATGATTCACTCACAATAGCTGGTATGCCCATTTACAAAGTTATCTTACCAGAAGAAAATCCTAAAATTAAACTTATTGAAAAATATCTAGCAGAAGAGGAAATGTCTGACCTTTTAAATGGCGCTGACATAATCGTACTACCTTATCTTGAAGCATCTCAATCAGGGGTTGTACTTCTCGCTATATTAGCCGAAAAACCTATTATTTGTACTAATGTAGGAGGCATATCTGAACAGCTCAATTCTAGTGAATGTTATTTCATTAACCCTAATAAAGAGGAATTAAAAAAAGCAATATCCACTTTATTATCAAATAGTGAAATGTATATTTCTATGCAAGAATCTTTAAAAAACAAGCAACAGGGTTTATTGTGGGAACAAAAAACACAGCAGTTATTAGAATATGTTCAAGATATACGTAATGCAAATTTTGTATAA
- a CDS encoding glycosyltransferase, producing MKKTVLFIITKSETGGAQKFVSEQIQALSSTGKWQCLLATNKEGWLTETVQPFVNESDLLVNEKLEKFYSFYYLLVLVKFILKVNPDLIIANSANAGVYGRIAGLLTHTKVIYVSHGWSSIYNGGKLKSFFNFSERILSYISSSILCISDTDRLKAIEIIKIHPSKLKVIPNSILPPKVEYINYQADVVTVCRLSSPKRVDLLIQAMFLLPEYTLDIIGDGPLFLELQSLAASNQSTNIRFVGEKPGFADFNQYKVFCLISDSEGMPMSAIEAMSCGLPLILSDVGGCNELISNNGSLVHNSLADIAQAIKNTLQNHPHLSLASKQLFDSKFNLAITLKDYENFYSKLISS from the coding sequence ATGAAGAAAACAGTGTTATTTATTATAACTAAGAGCGAAACGGGAGGTGCACAAAAGTTTGTTTCTGAGCAAATTCAAGCACTTAGTAGTACTGGTAAATGGCAGTGTTTACTAGCCACCAATAAAGAAGGGTGGCTGACAGAAACCGTTCAACCGTTTGTTAATGAATCAGACTTACTTGTTAATGAAAAACTTGAAAAATTTTATAGTTTTTACTACCTCTTAGTGCTTGTTAAATTCATTTTGAAGGTGAATCCTGATTTGATAATTGCTAATTCTGCAAATGCTGGAGTTTATGGAAGAATTGCAGGTTTACTAACCCATACGAAAGTTATTTACGTATCGCATGGGTGGTCTTCTATTTACAACGGGGGAAAATTAAAATCTTTTTTTAATTTTTCTGAACGCATACTAAGTTATATTTCAAGCTCAATTTTATGTATTTCTGACACTGACAGATTAAAAGCAATAGAAATAATCAAAATCCACCCATCAAAGCTCAAAGTAATTCCTAATTCTATCCTACCTCCTAAAGTTGAATATATAAATTATCAAGCTGATGTGGTAACTGTTTGCCGACTAAGTTCTCCTAAAAGGGTAGATCTCCTCATTCAAGCGATGTTTCTTTTGCCGGAATATACCCTTGACATTATTGGCGATGGCCCTCTATTCTTGGAATTGCAAAGCTTGGCTGCCTCAAATCAATCAACAAATATTCGATTTGTGGGGGAAAAACCTGGTTTTGCTGATTTTAATCAATACAAGGTTTTTTGCTTAATTTCCGACAGCGAAGGTATGCCTATGTCTGCCATTGAAGCCATGTCTTGTGGGCTTCCATTAATCTTAAGTGATGTAGGTGGTTGTAATGAATTAATTTCAAATAATGGTTCGCTAGTACACAACTCACTCGCTGACATTGCTCAAGCCATAAAAAATACGCTTCAAAACCACCCCCATCTTTCTTTAGCTTCAAAGCAACTCTTTGACTCAAAGTTTAATTTAGCTATCACACTAAAAGATTATGAAAATTTTTACTCAAAATTGATTAGTAGTTAA
- a CDS encoding complex I subunit 1 family protein, protein MPLTLPIFLIMALSSVVVGVYLERKISAFIQDRMGPMEVGKWGLLQLIADLMKLLQKEDIVPAAADRKLFLLAPLVIFTAIFAGYAVLPLTPDLQGSRTAIGLFFLMTIISVDVIGILMAGWGSNNKFALFGAMRSVAQIVSYEIPLGLVILCVVMTAQTLDLQAISYQQGVYSDESVYLFGLKSLGIDISQVGGFLSWNIFRNPFLFLAYIVFFITTLAECNRAPFDIPEGESELVGGFHTEYSGMRWALLFLSEYAMMLLVSLLGAILFLGSWNTPLPNIGPVRLADWTSGAPGTIWGNLTAGFWLILKAGFAILLQMWVRWTFPRLRVDQLMFLCWKVLTPVALVLFFICGVWRLMMV, encoded by the coding sequence ATGCCCCTGACACTTCCCATTTTTTTAATCATGGCCCTTTCCTCGGTAGTAGTAGGGGTCTATTTAGAACGTAAAATATCAGCATTTATCCAAGACCGCATGGGGCCTATGGAGGTAGGGAAGTGGGGCTTGTTGCAGCTTATCGCTGACTTGATGAAGCTCCTTCAAAAAGAAGATATTGTTCCTGCTGCTGCTGATCGTAAGCTGTTTTTGTTGGCTCCTTTAGTGATATTTACGGCTATTTTTGCAGGATATGCGGTGCTGCCTCTAACCCCTGACTTGCAAGGGTCACGGACTGCCATTGGCCTTTTCTTTCTTATGACTATCATTTCGGTGGATGTGATTGGTATCTTAATGGCAGGGTGGGGGTCAAATAATAAATTTGCTCTCTTTGGGGCGATGCGTTCTGTAGCGCAAATTGTCTCTTACGAAATCCCGCTTGGTTTGGTTATTTTATGTGTAGTCATGACTGCACAAACGCTCGATTTACAGGCGATTAGCTACCAGCAAGGTGTGTATTCCGACGAGTCTGTTTATTTGTTTGGGCTGAAATCTTTAGGAATTGATATTTCTCAAGTTGGGGGTTTTTTAAGTTGGAATATTTTTCGTAACCCGTTTCTATTTTTAGCGTATATCGTTTTTTTTATCACCACATTGGCTGAATGTAATCGAGCGCCTTTTGATATACCAGAAGGAGAGTCTGAGCTAGTTGGTGGTTTTCATACGGAGTATTCGGGGATGCGCTGGGCATTGCTGTTTTTGTCTGAATATGCCATGATGCTCTTGGTATCGCTTTTGGGGGCAATTTTGTTTTTAGGTAGTTGGAATACTCCTTTACCCAATATTGGACCAGTACGACTGGCAGACTGGACAAGCGGAGCACCTGGAACTATTTGGGGGAATTTAACAGCGGGGTTTTGGTTGATACTTAAAGCTGGTTTTGCGATTTTACTGCAAATGTGGGTACGCTGGACGTTTCCCCGATTACGTGTCGATCAGCTTATGTTTTTGTGTTGGAAGGTGTTAACTCCCGTCGCGCTTGTGCTCTTCTTTATTTGTGGCGTATGGCGCCTAATGATGGTGTAG
- a CDS encoding glycosyltransferase family 4 protein: MRIIQVITLGNELYGAQRHVLDLSESLKAQGHEVILLLGTSGKTENAARSIGLQTYILNHLKRPIQPIHDILGIIELIKLFKELKPDIVASHSSKAGILVRIAAWWLGIPNTFTVHGWSFAEGSAFLSRKFFQVIEKMIGWISCKVIVIAESDRQYALQLGILKSSQMKLIYHGIRLPKVDDNLLLKKNDKFTMVMAARFQAQKDHETLIAALVPLKKSPWQLFLLGDGELMTDIKNKVKEEGLNDKIYFEGAVDNVSDYLTRADVFLLITNWEGLPISILEAMSYSLPVIASNVAGVKEEIEHFTNGILVPRKGVKEVTDAINLLYSDEELRRGMGKKSKEIFDQKFRIDVMTKETLQLYEELKNENLF; the protein is encoded by the coding sequence ATGAGAATTATACAAGTAATCACTCTTGGTAATGAGCTATATGGAGCACAAAGGCATGTACTCGATTTGAGTGAAAGCCTTAAAGCTCAAGGTCATGAAGTGATACTTCTTCTGGGTACTTCAGGGAAGACTGAAAATGCAGCGCGTTCTATTGGATTGCAAACCTACATACTTAACCATCTTAAAAGGCCAATTCAACCTATACATGATATATTGGGGATTATTGAACTAATAAAGCTTTTCAAAGAGCTTAAGCCAGATATTGTGGCTTCTCATTCTAGCAAAGCTGGTATCTTAGTGAGAATTGCAGCTTGGTGGTTAGGAATTCCAAACACATTTACAGTCCATGGTTGGTCTTTTGCTGAAGGAAGTGCCTTTTTGTCAAGAAAGTTTTTTCAAGTAATTGAAAAAATGATTGGTTGGATTTCGTGCAAAGTAATAGTAATTGCAGAGTCAGATCGCCAGTATGCACTTCAATTGGGAATACTTAAGTCGTCTCAAATGAAATTGATTTATCACGGGATACGCCTTCCAAAAGTTGATGATAACTTATTGTTGAAAAAAAATGACAAATTTACGATGGTGATGGCGGCGCGATTTCAGGCCCAAAAGGACCATGAAACACTTATTGCTGCTCTAGTACCGTTGAAAAAGAGCCCATGGCAGCTTTTTTTGTTAGGTGATGGGGAGTTAATGACAGATATAAAGAATAAAGTTAAAGAAGAGGGGCTCAATGATAAAATCTATTTTGAAGGGGCAGTCGATAACGTTTCAGATTATTTGACAAGGGCCGATGTTTTTTTGTTAATCACAAATTGGGAAGGGCTACCTATATCTATTTTAGAAGCGATGTCATACAGTCTCCCCGTTATTGCTTCTAACGTAGCGGGAGTTAAGGAAGAGATTGAACATTTTACTAATGGTATTTTAGTACCTAGGAAAGGTGTAAAAGAAGTTACGGATGCGATTAATTTATTATATAGTGATGAAGAGCTAAGAAGAGGTATGGGGAAAAAATCGAAAGAGATATTTGATCAAAAATTTCGGATCGATGTAATGACAAAAGAAACATTACAGTTGTATGAAGAACTAAAAAATGAAAATCTTTTTTAA
- a CDS encoding FkbM family methyltransferase, whose translation MINNKLVYDVGLHLGYDTKLYLSKGYKVVAIEANPNLTNLINGQFSRYIKENKLTLLNVAVANTDSGIVPFYISQTGSERSSLQKIMAERKGEVTKIDIRTRTLSSLFEEFGTPYYCKIDIEGYDYIALDSLIGSDNRPQFISAELNNVSIDGGQVSEEITNIDQLYPIWFLILEKLKTLGYSKFKIVEQASLRVLSRQMLQRNVFFQNGSLISRIKNRLNRIWTCFSFKPALNKGYFSDCSGPFGESLAGEWVDFDEAKQIIISFGQQMHNRGINVLWCDIHATN comes from the coding sequence ATGATTAATAATAAACTCGTGTATGATGTTGGTTTACATCTAGGGTATGATACCAAACTTTATTTAAGTAAAGGCTATAAAGTAGTTGCTATCGAAGCTAACCCAAATTTGACCAACTTAATAAATGGTCAGTTTTCTAGGTATATAAAAGAAAATAAACTTACATTACTGAATGTTGCAGTTGCAAATACCGATAGTGGTATTGTCCCATTTTACATAAGCCAAACAGGTAGTGAAAGAAGTTCATTGCAAAAGATTATGGCGGAGAGGAAAGGAGAAGTAACAAAGATAGACATAAGAACACGTACTTTATCAAGTTTATTTGAAGAATTTGGCACTCCCTACTATTGTAAAATAGATATTGAGGGATATGATTATATTGCACTGGATTCGCTTATCGGTTCAGATAATCGTCCTCAATTTATATCCGCAGAATTAAATAATGTATCCATAGATGGCGGTCAAGTAAGTGAAGAAATTACTAATATTGATCAATTATACCCAATTTGGTTTTTAATTTTAGAAAAATTAAAAACGTTAGGTTACTCAAAATTCAAAATTGTAGAGCAAGCTTCTTTAAGAGTATTATCACGTCAAATGCTCCAGAGAAATGTATTCTTCCAAAATGGTAGTCTCATCTCAAGAATTAAAAACAGGTTGAATAGAATTTGGACTTGTTTTAGTTTCAAACCAGCACTCAACAAGGGCTACTTTAGTGATTGCTCTGGGCCGTTTGGGGAATCCCTTGCAGGAGAATGGGTGGATTTTGATGAAGCTAAACAGATTATTATTTCTTTTGGACAGCAAATGCACAATAGAGGTATAAATGTATTATGGTGTGACATTCACGCTACAAACTAA
- the glpK gene encoding glycerol kinase GlpK yields MSKYVAAIDQGTTSTRCIIFDRQGNIISVGQKEHQQIYPQPGWVEHDLEEIRKNTLEVIAQARISASIQASDIAAVGITNQRETTAVWNRRTGKPYYNALVWQDTRTGELVSQFAQNGGQDRFRTKTGLPLATYFSGLKLRWLLDNVAGLREDAERGDAIFGNMDTFLIWHLTGGANGGTHVTDVTNASRTQLMNLETLQWDDELLSVYEIPRSMLPAIKSSSEVYGNVVLDVLPNVPIAGDLGDQHAALVGQTCFEPGQAKNTYGTGCFMLLNTGTELKVSTQGLLTTVAYQFGNQPVCYALEGSVAIAGALVQWLRDNLGMIQKSSDVEELAKAVEDNGGAYIVPAFSGLYAPYWKADARGVIAGLTRYVNKNHIARAVLEATAYQTLDVMEAMERDASIELKSLRVDGGMVANQTLMQFQADMLSVPVVCPAVTETTALGAAYAAGLAVGYWQNFDDLRQNWGIAQTWNPQMTEDRRSKLYKGWKKAVERSFDWEE; encoded by the coding sequence ATGTCAAAATACGTAGCCGCAATTGACCAGGGTACTACCAGTACCCGTTGTATTATTTTTGACCGCCAAGGAAATATCATTTCAGTAGGTCAAAAAGAACATCAACAGATTTATCCTCAACCAGGTTGGGTAGAGCACGACCTAGAAGAAATCAGAAAAAACACGCTTGAAGTTATTGCCCAGGCACGCATAAGCGCTTCGATTCAAGCCAGTGATATCGCTGCGGTGGGCATTACCAACCAACGCGAAACTACCGCCGTTTGGAATCGCCGAACAGGAAAACCTTACTACAATGCGCTTGTTTGGCAAGATACCCGTACTGGTGAACTGGTGAGCCAATTTGCCCAAAATGGTGGCCAAGACCGTTTTCGTACCAAAACTGGACTTCCATTGGCAACTTATTTTAGCGGTTTAAAACTTCGTTGGTTGCTAGACAATGTCGCTGGCCTACGCGAAGACGCAGAGCGCGGAGATGCCATTTTTGGAAACATGGATACGTTCCTCATTTGGCACCTTACAGGGGGAGCCAACGGAGGCACCCACGTGACGGACGTTACCAACGCCAGCCGAACGCAGTTGATGAACCTCGAAACACTACAATGGGATGACGAACTGTTGTCTGTTTATGAGATACCACGCTCAATGTTACCTGCCATTAAAAGCAGTAGTGAGGTCTATGGAAATGTAGTTTTGGATGTTTTACCCAATGTTCCTATTGCAGGTGACCTCGGAGATCAACATGCTGCATTGGTAGGTCAAACCTGTTTTGAACCTGGTCAGGCTAAAAATACGTACGGAACGGGCTGTTTCATGCTTTTAAATACAGGCACCGAATTAAAAGTTTCAACCCAAGGGCTACTGACCACCGTGGCGTATCAATTTGGAAATCAACCTGTTTGTTATGCACTTGAAGGCAGTGTGGCCATTGCAGGCGCACTTGTTCAGTGGCTACGCGATAACCTAGGTATGATTCAAAAAAGTAGCGATGTAGAAGAGCTTGCCAAAGCCGTTGAAGACAACGGAGGGGCTTATATTGTACCTGCTTTTTCTGGGCTATATGCTCCCTACTGGAAAGCTGACGCGCGCGGTGTCATCGCAGGCTTGACACGCTACGTAAATAAAAATCACATTGCAAGGGCTGTCTTAGAAGCAACTGCCTACCAAACTTTAGATGTGATGGAAGCCATGGAAAGAGATGCAAGTATTGAGCTAAAATCCCTTCGGGTCGATGGTGGAATGGTAGCAAATCAGACCTTAATGCAATTCCAAGCTGATATGCTGAGTGTTCCTGTGGTTTGTCCAGCAGTTACCGAAACAACGGCGTTGGGCGCTGCCTATGCGGCAGGTTTAGCCGTTGGATACTGGCAAAACTTTGATGATTTACGTCAAAACTGGGGCATAGCCCAAACTTGGAATCCTCAAATGACCGAAGACCGCAGGTCTAAACTCTATAAAGGTTGGAAAAAAGCAGTTGAACGTTCTTTTGATTGGGAAGAATAA
- a CDS encoding phospholipid carrier-dependent glycosyltransferase, whose translation MLISFFKRAETLKTLLWFGIGLRVVLYFTISPYGADAHGEIINFIATHHRLPITREVFCAMHPPLYYLLAQPFFAFDSLTNQKITQLLSLCLSSLNLYLLYLLGKHYFKNALILNISFLLAIFLHSYITFSLYVTNDSLSFLLGTWCFWLLSKYFQAPSRKKEYWLAFALGLGLLAKGTFLAFVPVVFGVIALTLYILKVDWKQIVARLIIFGILTLAIGGYKFAENWYYEGRPVVHNMDIFPLNSQKTYQGPKSFYAFNLPKLMKSPTIYNRDFELIHVYPIVMYATFWYKYADLENDYDLGVKTNFKYIGSLIYLVALVPTLVILLGLWRLIVQSIQFLKSFPSLSDKEAISALEKTTWLALLLISVALVLIAGFKYDAWSCFHGRLFLQSFFSLLAMLYTGLSYLQSRSTLLFKLSSLGIICLAFLYCCYFGIESLYKFIG comes from the coding sequence ATGCTAATTTCATTTTTTAAACGTGCTGAAACACTTAAAACTCTGCTTTGGTTTGGAATCGGCCTGAGAGTCGTTTTATATTTTACGATTTCCCCCTATGGTGCTGATGCCCACGGAGAGATTATCAATTTCATTGCAACCCATCATCGACTTCCAATCACCAGAGAGGTTTTTTGTGCCATGCACCCTCCTCTCTATTACCTATTGGCCCAACCCTTCTTTGCATTTGATAGCCTAACGAACCAAAAAATAACCCAGCTGTTATCCCTTTGTCTCTCAAGCCTCAATCTTTACTTATTATATTTACTAGGTAAGCACTATTTCAAAAATGCCCTAATCCTCAACATCAGCTTTTTGTTGGCCATTTTCCTTCATTCTTACATTACTTTTTCATTGTATGTCACAAACGACAGCCTTTCGTTTTTGCTTGGAACATGGTGCTTTTGGCTTCTCTCAAAATACTTTCAAGCACCTTCAAGGAAAAAAGAATATTGGTTAGCGTTTGCCCTTGGTTTGGGGCTTTTAGCCAAAGGCACATTTTTAGCATTTGTTCCCGTGGTTTTTGGGGTTATTGCCCTAACTCTATATATTTTAAAGGTAGATTGGAAGCAAATTGTCGCTCGTCTCATCATCTTTGGGATACTCACCCTCGCGATTGGTGGGTATAAATTTGCCGAAAACTGGTATTATGAAGGCCGCCCTGTTGTACACAATATGGATATTTTCCCCTTAAATAGCCAAAAAACGTACCAAGGGCCAAAAAGTTTTTATGCGTTCAATTTACCAAAATTGATGAAAAGCCCTACGATTTACAACCGCGATTTTGAATTAATACACGTGTACCCCATCGTGATGTATGCTACTTTTTGGTACAAATACGCCGACCTTGAAAATGACTACGACTTGGGAGTAAAAACAAATTTTAAATATATCGGGAGTCTAATTTACCTAGTTGCACTCGTCCCTACCCTAGTTATTTTGCTTGGCTTATGGCGTTTAATCGTTCAATCAATTCAATTTTTAAAATCATTCCCATCCTTATCTGACAAAGAGGCTATCAGTGCCCTAGAAAAAACCACTTGGTTGGCCTTATTATTGATAAGCGTAGCTTTAGTACTGATTGCTGGTTTCAAATACGACGCATGGTCTTGTTTTCATGGACGGTTATTTTTACAGTCATTTTTTAGCCTCTTAGCCATGCTCTATACGGGGCTGTCGTATTTACAATCCCGCTCCACCCTTCTCTTCAAACTGAGTAGTTTGGGAATCATTTGCCTAGCTTTTTTATACTGTTGCTATTTCGGTATCGAAAGTTTGTATAAGTTTATAGGGTAA
- a CDS encoding lipopolysaccharide biosynthesis protein produces MLQVTSFKNASFLKRFFSGVGATFINQLTSLANQFFSIGIFISFWGEMYYAEWILIYSYCQYLTMGDVGVSATLSNKIASFIESKKTEEASKWFINGWIISTFFSLIFFLIIFFIILFFQKSNIKHISKNELYIFLSLLSNYLFIYIQSSLLSGIYSASLQFTRQKNIDTFAKLFDFIAILISLNLGGKVILTSALLILFRIFIFIFIIYDVKKRFHWIKLDVNSIQISTIRAIIKPAFANMFLNLGYLLYYNGPVILVSNLLGNSYVPQYYAIITIIRAAKQVPYLITLPLYPEYARLIESKNLELARQMHRVALRLTFILAIVATLFIFFFSDFVIKMLLQNNSLIIDTPFFIVCLVALLLQSIWHASSAVLVGSNNHIKLAYHFILASFLGYTIIILSIENLKLTSVSLGLLVIDIFMTLTIFYQVFVLIDEKLENFFHFDFKK; encoded by the coding sequence TTGCTACAAGTTACTTCCTTCAAAAATGCGTCATTTTTAAAACGATTTTTTAGTGGCGTAGGTGCAACTTTTATAAATCAACTTACTTCACTAGCAAATCAATTTTTTTCCATTGGCATTTTTATATCTTTTTGGGGAGAGATGTATTATGCAGAATGGATTTTAATTTACTCCTACTGTCAATATTTAACAATGGGAGATGTTGGGGTAAGTGCCACACTTAGCAATAAAATTGCCTCATTTATTGAATCGAAAAAAACCGAAGAAGCGAGCAAGTGGTTTATTAATGGCTGGATTATATCAACTTTCTTTTCTCTTATTTTCTTCTTAATAATCTTTTTTATAATATTATTTTTTCAAAAAAGCAACATTAAGCACATTAGTAAAAATGAATTATATATATTCCTTTCTCTATTGTCAAACTACTTATTTATCTATATTCAAAGCAGTTTATTAAGTGGGATTTATTCTGCATCGCTTCAATTTACAAGGCAAAAAAACATTGATACTTTTGCAAAGTTATTTGATTTTATTGCAATTTTAATTTCGTTAAATCTTGGAGGAAAAGTTATATTAACATCTGCGTTACTTATTTTATTTCGAATTTTTATTTTTATTTTTATAATTTATGACGTAAAAAAAAGGTTTCATTGGATAAAATTAGATGTTAATTCTATTCAAATTAGCACAATAAGAGCTATTATTAAGCCTGCCTTTGCAAATATGTTTCTGAATTTAGGATATTTATTATACTACAATGGGCCAGTTATACTTGTAAGTAATTTACTAGGCAATTCCTACGTACCGCAATACTATGCCATAATTACGATTATTAGAGCAGCAAAACAAGTTCCCTATTTAATTACATTACCTCTTTATCCTGAATATGCACGTTTAATTGAATCAAAAAACTTAGAATTAGCTAGACAAATGCACCGAGTTGCTCTGAGGCTTACTTTTATTTTAGCAATTGTTGCAACTTTATTTATCTTCTTTTTTTCTGATTTTGTTATTAAAATGTTGCTACAAAATAATTCCCTAATCATTGATACACCTTTTTTTATAGTGTGTTTAGTAGCTCTGCTTTTACAGTCAATTTGGCATGCAAGTAGCGCGGTTCTAGTAGGAAGTAACAATCATATAAAACTTGCTTACCATTTTATATTAGCTAGTTTTCTGGGCTATACTATAATAATATTATCAATAGAAAACCTAAAATTAACATCTGTTTCATTAGGGCTTCTTGTGATTGACATTTTCATGACACTAACGATTTTTTATCAGGTTTTTGTTTTAATCGATGAAAAACTTGAAAATTTTTTCCATTTCGATTTTAAAAAATAA
- a CDS encoding T9SS type A sorting domain-containing protein: protein MKRFSIAVAGCLVTLAAQAQMVSSTDVTVTSGVIMTVNEELTNTGTFQLEGDLHLRKGVMNQGQMVLNGQVVLNGNGTQSLQSMTPLQMNALVLGQTGKVLLKSPLQVNNQLVLGDGILENSESALLMLGSTAKVLGGSNNSHIKGYMVKQGAEAFRFPVGDGSRLQAFSISKPASYEEIQVGYVRQRPERLSTKLSSEVEELGSDSYWSVKNANETNVQVTVPADDSRLQLLQMKNNQWALNPSTLSTNAVSSEAVLKGTSYFTVGTQRTELAGKPEVGVFPNPSNGVFEVKLKGFGADETVALDIVDITGKTIVKQEGQVKSLKTNYSLDKDAAGTGNYFLRVVRPEKNQVFNEKVSINR from the coding sequence ATGAAAAGATTTTCTATAGCAGTTGCAGGATGCTTGGTGACGTTGGCGGCACAGGCACAGATGGTTTCGTCAACAGATGTCACCGTCACATCTGGGGTGATAATGACAGTCAACGAGGAACTAACCAATACGGGTACGTTTCAACTTGAGGGTGATTTGCACCTTCGTAAAGGGGTGATGAACCAAGGGCAGATGGTTCTTAATGGCCAAGTCGTACTTAATGGAAACGGTACTCAGTCGCTTCAAAGTATGACCCCACTTCAGATGAACGCGCTTGTATTAGGTCAAACTGGCAAAGTTCTTTTGAAAAGTCCGCTGCAGGTGAACAATCAGTTGGTACTTGGAGATGGTATTTTAGAAAACTCTGAGTCGGCGCTATTGATGTTAGGCTCGACTGCAAAAGTGCTTGGCGGCTCAAACAATTCCCATATAAAAGGATATATGGTTAAACAAGGTGCTGAGGCGTTTCGTTTTCCTGTTGGTGACGGAAGTCGCCTGCAAGCTTTTTCAATTTCTAAACCAGCATCATACGAAGAAATTCAAGTAGGATATGTTCGCCAACGTCCAGAACGTTTATCAACAAAGCTCTCATCAGAAGTAGAGGAGTTGGGTAGTGATAGTTATTGGTCGGTTAAAAATGCAAATGAAACCAATGTTCAAGTAACTGTACCAGCCGATGATAGCCGTTTGCAGTTGTTGCAGATGAAGAACAATCAGTGGGCTTTGAATCCTAGCACACTTTCTACAAATGCAGTTTCTTCGGAAGCCGTTTTGAAAGGCACAAGCTATTTTACTGTAGGTACCCAGCGGACTGAGTTGGCTGGCAAACCAGAAGTTGGCGTTTTTCCAAACCCTAGCAATGGTGTGTTTGAGGTAAAATTGAAAGGTTTTGGTGCAGACGAGACAGTTGCCTTGGACATCGTTGATATTACTGGTAAAACCATTGTAAAACAAGAAGGCCAAGTGAAAAGCCTGAAAACCAACTATTCATTGGATAAAGATGCCGCAGGTACTGGTAATTATTTCTTGCGCGTTGTAAGACCTGAAAAAAATCAAGTATTTAACGAGAAAGTTTCCATCAATCGCTAA